From the bacterium genome, one window contains:
- a CDS encoding class I adenylate-forming enzyme family protein, with product MDTLVELLLESVKRFPNTPFLEADREGIGRISLSRAGLLERAAAVAARLAGGGVRPGDAVGLLSPNRPEWGAGYFGILLAGAVVVPLDVNLKEGELSNILSRSGAAALVTDQTEAARGAGLRDRGQNLKHLFRCDTAEAAPDARAGGWPGERRGPDDLALLSFSSGTTGTAKGIMLTHRNIASNAVAALSSFQCGPEDVFLSILPLHHMFEGTGGFLCPLLAGARVYYLDSRNPRVLVEAMQREGASILLMVPALARLIHKRICGQIEEMEGVRGMLGRLLFSLSRAALRHGWRIGHFLLPQVRSRLSPRLRYLVSGGAALDVNVAFDLLALGLEIIQGYGLTETAPVTHTNRPGKANRLGTVGPPVPGVEARIVPVEGAAEGEGEIWIRGPNVMRGYYDAPGLTAEVFEGEWFRTGDIGRVDAEDYLTICGRVKNVIVAPSGKNIYPEEVEEELAGSPLFQDACVIGKKDARGGEEVFAVVTINPEAGVPEGVEREEIVRRELNRLCAALADYKRVSGFCVWPDETLPQTTTLKYRREEIKKVLRELPGYSPDDF from the coding sequence ATGGACACTCTTGTCGAACTCTTGCTGGAATCGGTGAAGCGGTTTCCGAATACTCCTTTTCTGGAGGCGGATCGGGAGGGCATCGGCCGCATTTCCCTCTCTCGCGCCGGACTGCTGGAGCGGGCGGCGGCCGTGGCCGCGCGCCTCGCGGGGGGGGGGGTTCGGCCGGGGGATGCGGTCGGTCTTCTCTCGCCGAACCGCCCGGAGTGGGGGGCGGGGTATTTTGGCATCCTGCTCGCCGGCGCCGTCGTGGTTCCCCTCGATGTGAACCTCAAAGAGGGCGAGCTTTCGAACATCCTCTCGCGTTCGGGGGCGGCCGCGCTGGTGACGGATCAGACGGAGGCTGCGCGCGGCGCCGGGCTGCGGGACCGGGGCCAAAATCTGAAGCACTTGTTCCGCTGCGACACGGCCGAAGCCGCTCCCGATGCACGTGCGGGCGGCTGGCCCGGTGAGCGGCGCGGGCCGGATGATCTCGCCCTTCTCTCGTTCTCCTCCGGCACAACGGGCACGGCGAAGGGAATTATGCTGACCCACCGGAACATCGCCTCAAACGCCGTGGCGGCGCTCTCGTCGTTTCAGTGCGGCCCGGAGGATGTTTTTCTCTCGATCCTTCCGCTTCACCACATGTTCGAGGGAACGGGCGGGTTTCTCTGTCCGCTTCTCGCGGGGGCGCGTGTGTACTACCTCGACTCGCGCAATCCGCGGGTTTTGGTCGAGGCGATGCAGCGGGAGGGGGCTTCCATCCTTTTGATGGTTCCGGCGCTGGCCCGGCTCATCCACAAGCGGATCTGCGGACAGATCGAAGAGATGGAAGGGGTGCGGGGAATGCTGGGCCGTCTTCTTTTTTCGCTCTCCCGGGCGGCCCTGCGGCACGGCTGGCGCATCGGGCATTTTCTTCTCCCCCAGGTTCGCAGCCGTCTCAGCCCCCGCCTTCGCTACCTTGTTTCCGGCGGCGCCGCCCTGGATGTGAACGTGGCATTCGATCTGCTGGCCCTCGGCCTTGAAATCATCCAGGGCTACGGCTTGACGGAAACCGCGCCCGTGACCCATACGAACCGGCCCGGAAAGGCAAACCGGCTGGGCACGGTCGGCCCGCCCGTCCCGGGCGTGGAAGCGCGCATCGTTCCCGTCGAAGGGGCCGCGGAGGGAGAGGGCGAGATCTGGATCAGGGGGCCGAACGTGATGAGGGGGTATTACGATGCGCCTGGGCTGACGGCGGAGGTGTTCGAGGGGGAGTGGTTTCGCACCGGAGACATCGGCCGGGTGGATGCGGAAGATTATCTGACGATCTGCGGACGTGTGAAAAACGTGATTGTCGCGCCTTCGGGAAAGAATATTTATCCCGAAGAGGTGGAGGAGGAGCTGGCGGGAAGCCCCCTGTTCCAGGACGCCTGCGTGATCGGCAAGAAGGACGCCCGGGGGGGCGAGGAAGTCTTCGCCGTCGTCACGATCAATCCGGAGGCCGGGGTCCCGGAAGGGGTGGAGCGGGAAGAAATCGTGCGCCGCGAGCTGAACCGCCTTTGCGCCGCATTGGCCGACTACAAGCGGGTGAGTGGTTTTTGTGTCTGGCCCGATGAGACACTCCCGCAGACCACCACCCTCAAGTACCGGCGGGAGGAGATCAAAAAGGTGCTGCGAGAGCTCCCTGGCTACTCCCCGGATGATTTTTGA
- a CDS encoding EamA family transporter has product MSLDIAILFALGAAVSYACADMFARVGVERCDEFVGSMIALTGQMAMFIILVVAADVRFPPFGAHYFWVALGGAFNPGLFFIFFVIGIAKIGVARAAPIKGSSPILGALLAIIFLAERPAWYHLAGVILVVAGVALISSGKTEGRWRRSDAIWPLLAALVSGFAANFWRTGLQSFPDSMAANIVGVAAALALMAAYTLAFRRGQMAENIRRGWKPFLLFGLAAGAGVFFYAKALQIGEVYRMLPLIQTAPLFTVALALIFFRRKEHITWRVPAGALFTVGGALLVTLRLGLM; this is encoded by the coding sequence TTGTCGCTTGATATCGCCATCCTCTTTGCACTGGGGGCCGCAGTTTCCTACGCCTGCGCCGATATGTTCGCGCGGGTCGGGGTGGAGCGGTGCGATGAGTTTGTCGGCTCCATGATTGCGCTCACCGGCCAGATGGCGATGTTCATCATCCTGGTGGTGGCGGCAGACGTGCGGTTTCCTCCTTTCGGGGCGCATTATTTTTGGGTGGCCCTGGGCGGCGCGTTCAACCCGGGGCTTTTCTTCATTTTTTTCGTGATCGGCATTGCCAAGATCGGAGTGGCACGGGCGGCGCCGATCAAGGGAAGCTCGCCAATTCTGGGCGCGCTGCTGGCGATCATTTTCCTGGCCGAGCGGCCCGCCTGGTACCACCTGGCAGGAGTTATACTGGTGGTGGCGGGCGTTGCGCTGATCTCCTCGGGCAAGACCGAGGGAAGGTGGCGGCGAAGCGACGCCATCTGGCCGCTGCTCGCGGCGCTGGTCTCGGGCTTTGCCGCCAACTTCTGGCGGACGGGGCTCCAGTCTTTTCCCGATTCGATGGCGGCCAACATCGTGGGCGTGGCCGCAGCCCTTGCGCTGATGGCTGCGTATACCCTGGCGTTCAGACGCGGCCAGATGGCCGAGAACATCCGCCGGGGGTGGAAGCCCTTTCTCCTGTTCGGGCTGGCGGCGGGCGCCGGGGTGTTTTTCTATGCCAAGGCGCTTCAGATCGGCGAGGTCTACCGGATGCTGCCCCTCATTCAGACGGCACCGCTCTTCACGGTGGCGCTGGCGCTGATTTTCTTCCGACGGAAAGAACACATCACTTGGCGCGTGCCGGCGGGCGCTTTGTTCACGGTGGGCGGTGCGCTGCTCGTCACGCTTCGGCTGGGCCTGATGTGA